The Verrucomicrobiia bacterium genomic interval GCAAAATACGACTGGGCGCAACAAGCGATGGAATACTGGACCCGACCGGGTGAAGGCCGCGTGCAAGACCAACAAGTCCTCCGCCATCGCGCACGGCCTGGCGTGAGTGCTGGGTGTCCACCCTTCAGGGTGTTCGGGTAACCGGCTGAAGCCGGGACACCCTACAGTTCGGTGTCCACCCTTCAGGGTGTTTCGAAAGTTGATTCGCGGGCGGATTTGAGCAGCGGAAATGCGAGAACCGGAACACACGCTAAAGCGTGCACACCATGCGCTGGGTGTCCACCCTTTAGGGTGTTCTGGGGATCAGCCTGAAGGCTGGACACCAAACGGGCCGGACACCGAACCGCTGGGCACCACACTTTAGCGTGCATCTGAAACGATCATGGGCAAGCCCGAATATCTGTGGCGGAAGCTGACACCAAACCAACGCATTGAATTGCTTGATTGGCGGAAGCGGCAGGGCCTGCCTTGGCATCGCCCGCCGCATCGGGCCAGCGAGAAGACGCGTTACCATGTCACGGCGGCGTGTTTCGAACACCGCTCAATAATTGGTCACAATGCGGAACGGATGGCGTCCTTCTCCCATACGCTGCTTGATGTGTTGCGCCAACGTGAAACGCAGATTCACGCCTGGTGCGTGCTGCCAAATCATTATCATGCGCTGATCGAAACTCCGGGCATCCTCGAAGTGCTGGCGGATCTGGGCCGAATGCATGGCCGCCTTTCGTTTCAGTGGAATGGCGAGGAGCAAACACGAGGACGTCAGGTATGGTGCGGGGCGGTTGAACGGTTCATGCGCAACGATGCGCATTTCTGGGCAACGATGAACTATGTTCATCACAATCCGGTGCATCACGGGTACGTCGGTCATTGGCAGGACTGGCCTTTTTCCAGCGCGGCGGACTATTTGAGCGGGATGGGACGCGAGGAAGCGTCGCGGATTTGGAAAGAGTTTCCCGTGTTGAAATATGGAAAGGGTTGGGATGATCCTGAGATGTGAGAATGGGATGCCACGCTAAAGCGTGCACACCGTGCGCTGGGTGTCCACCCTTTAGGGTGTCCGGGAAACCCGGTTGAACCGGAACACCCTACAGCTCGGTGTCCACCCTTTAGGGTGTCAGGTAAGCCGGCTAAAGCCGGGACACCGAACGTTAGAACGGCTGTCTGCCTCACTACGACTGTCTGTCTTGTGTCGCAGAGACAACGATTTGGAGCGGAATGAGATGCGCACAATTCCGTTTCAATCTACGGCCTTACAGGCGTTTTCTCGTCCCGCTTTTGCGTTGTACGGGATGCAGTCATCTTTCAGCATCCACCCGGTTTCCGTCTCTCAACGTCCAAGCCCGTCGCGTCGGAATCCGCGGTTCGAAAATCCCTCCCGTTTCACGAAATCGAGTCCCTCGTCCCATGCGCAACGCTCCGCTTCCGCGCGTCCGTTAAAGCCAAAAAACCACCCTAAAAACGAGCTGTAAGGCCAATAAATTCATCTCGATTCGCGCCATCCACTTCCACCATCGTCACTTGCCTCCGCGACACAGAGCAAATTGCAGATGAAGGGTGGACACCCAGCGCATGGTGTTCACGCTTCAGCGTGCCAAATGGGGCAAGTCTGGTGAGGAATTTCTCGGTGGCGCATCATAAACGTCAGACAAATTTGCTCTGACCAATCTGCATTCCCGCGCCGCCTCCTGTCATCAAGAGGTGCTCGGCGTGACGCTTGCGGAGAACAACATCAACATCAGCATCGGACACAAAGCTCCGGGCGTGTATTTCCCGGAACTGAGCGCTCAATGCAACGCCCCTGACCACTTTTCTACTCCAGGAACGTTCAGCCGTTTCGGCCATTGGAATTCGCACTTCTTTCGGCCTTCGAGGACTCGGACTTCGGATTTCAAGCTAAAAGGCGAGATGACCAAACATTAATGGGAGCGTTTCACATTGAGCCCAGCTTTGCCCGCTCATCGTGAGCGCCAGGCTCGCGGAAGAACCCCCCGGTGTCTTTTTTCCATGAGTCAACGACCCTTTCGGCCCCCCCCCAGTTCTTCCCCTCCGGGGTCTTTTAATTTGAGTCAACTCGCGCAATGACGGGCCCTCAGATTCTGTTTGCGCGACAACAGGCTTGAAATACTATCCCGCCCGGAGTCTGGCATGGCGACAACCACTTTTATTTCAAAGTTCTCTTTCCCGTATTCTGCTTAACGTTCTATGCACTGGGTCGCTCCATCTGAGAAAAGCATCCACACGGAGACCTTGGAAAAACGCCTCTGGGATTCCGCCGACCAGTTTCGCGCCAATTCCGGCCTCAAGGCCCAGGAATACTCCGGCCCGATCCTCGGCATCATCTTCCTACGATTCGCGGAAGTCCGCTTTGCACTGCAACGCGCCAAGCTGGAGAAAGCCTCTGCCTCGTCCAGGCGCGGCTCGCGCGTGGATGAACCCGCCGCCTATCACGCCGAGGGCATCCTCTACCTCGCGCCCAACGCCCGGTTCGATTTCCTCCTGAATCTGCCCGAAGCAAAGGACATTGGCGCGAAGGTGAACGACGCCATGCGGGACATCGAGAAGCACAACCCGCAGCTCGCCGGCGTCCTGCCCAAGACCTACAACCTCTTCACCAGCACCCTCCTCAAGGAGCTGCTCAAGAAAGTCTCCGAGATTCCCGCCACCGTGGACTACGACGCCTTCGGGCGCATCTACGAATACTTCCTCGGCGAGTTCGCCCGCACCGAAGGCCAGAAAGGCGGCGAGTTCTACACTCCCTCCTGCATCGTCCGCCTCCTCACCGAAATCATCGAGCCCTACCGCGGGCGCATCCTCGATCCCGCGTGCGGCTCGGGCGGCATGTTCGTCTCCTCCGCGCGATTCGTGGCGGAACATAAAAAGAATCCCAGCGCGGAACTCTCCATCCACGGCGTCGAGAAGACCGACGAAACCGGACGCCTCTGCCGCCTGAACCTCGCCGTGCATGGCCTCGAAGGCGACATCCGCCACGGCGGCCAG includes:
- a CDS encoding transposase, which codes for MGKPEYLWRKLTPNQRIELLDWRKRQGLPWHRPPHRASEKTRYHVTAACFEHRSIIGHNAERMASFSHTLLDVLRQRETQIHAWCVLPNHYHALIETPGILEVLADLGRMHGRLSFQWNGEEQTRGRQVWCGAVERFMRNDAHFWATMNYVHHNPVHHGYVGHWQDWPFSSAADYLSGMGREEASRIWKEFPVLKYGKGWDDPEM